A window from Sphingopyxis alaskensis RB2256 encodes these proteins:
- a CDS encoding GFA family protein, whose translation MNETSPRASGQCHCGAIRYSMSTAVQHHALCHCSDCRRHAGAPMVGWGLVGIDEIEISGTPEIYASSEHGRRHFCGNCGTGLFYTNDQIFPGQIDVQTATLDDPDLIPVQAQIQTAERIGWMERLVDLPAFERYPPFE comes from the coding sequence ATGAACGAGACGTCCCCCCGCGCCAGCGGCCAATGCCATTGCGGCGCAATCCGGTATTCGATGAGCACGGCGGTGCAGCATCATGCCCTGTGTCATTGCAGCGATTGTCGTCGCCACGCGGGTGCGCCGATGGTCGGGTGGGGGCTGGTCGGCATCGACGAGATCGAGATCAGCGGGACGCCGGAAATCTATGCTTCGTCCGAACATGGCCGCCGCCATTTCTGCGGGAATTGCGGCACCGGCCTCTTTTATACCAACGATCAGATTTTCCCCGGTCAGATCGATGTGCAGACCGCGACGCTCGACGATCCCGACCTGATCCCGGTGCAGGCGCAGATCCAGACAGCCGAGCGCATCGGCTGGATGGAAAGGCTGGTCGACCTGCCCGCGTTCGAGCGTTACCCGCCCTTTGAATAG
- a CDS encoding sulfatase-like hydrolase/transferase: protein MGALTASVGRYPVAGICITLIAIMTFWSGNQLRLGFESVWPTMVGAIVIAAIVTAFFRAICGDWARAGMACGITAVYFFYVPRLLALLPLPFPMAAALHLAAIAALVALYRTFPSDGTRLRDVAGRLNLLAALLVVVNAVPLAVQQFRLESARAPAQRSLSELDGKAMPDGPDVWHILFDRYAANDTFKAHYGFDNQPFIDALRQRGFVVPDRAYANYQRTSHSIASTMNGTLLDPMARKMSGGDQGDWVPIYRAARNGSAIRQFNAFGYKTIFAGSWWEPTRFSSAAQESVTIRAVPQLARLAIDQSAVGFWLGDLGLPYFDGRGDQCYRANEKFRRLGEIARDGSPKHVFAHFLVPHPPFVLNADGSCRDLETARRRTRSENYVDQVRFTNREVLKLVDRILAGSRPAVIVIHSDEGPWPTPYVGNEHGLGTDPVPVPWTKLSGSQLSEKMGILLAVRDPSGKAPATMPESPVQIYPAVLRDHFGSSRPLPASRYYMFKGDRALYEFEEVGDRLLAR from the coding sequence ATGGGCGCTTTGACCGCCAGCGTCGGCCGATACCCGGTCGCCGGGATATGTATCACACTGATCGCGATCATGACTTTCTGGAGCGGCAACCAGCTCCGTTTGGGGTTTGAAAGCGTCTGGCCCACGATGGTCGGCGCTATTGTCATCGCCGCAATCGTCACTGCATTTTTCCGGGCGATTTGCGGCGACTGGGCACGTGCCGGTATGGCTTGCGGCATAACGGCAGTCTATTTTTTCTATGTTCCAAGGTTGCTGGCGCTGCTGCCGCTGCCGTTTCCGATGGCCGCCGCCCTGCACCTCGCGGCGATTGCCGCGCTTGTCGCGCTTTACCGGACGTTCCCGTCGGACGGGACCAGGCTCAGGGACGTTGCCGGTCGCCTTAACCTTCTTGCCGCCCTGTTGGTTGTCGTCAATGCCGTGCCGCTGGCCGTGCAGCAGTTTCGGCTTGAATCCGCGCGCGCACCGGCGCAGCGAAGCTTAAGCGAACTCGACGGCAAAGCGATGCCTGACGGTCCCGACGTCTGGCACATTCTTTTCGATCGCTATGCCGCGAACGACACGTTCAAGGCGCATTACGGGTTCGATAACCAGCCGTTCATCGATGCGCTTCGACAGCGCGGATTTGTCGTTCCCGATCGGGCTTATGCAAATTATCAGCGGACCAGCCATTCGATTGCATCGACGATGAACGGCACGCTCCTTGATCCGATGGCGCGCAAGATGTCCGGCGGCGATCAGGGCGACTGGGTTCCCATCTATCGGGCCGCGCGCAACGGGTCGGCTATCCGCCAGTTCAATGCGTTCGGCTACAAGACCATTTTTGCGGGAAGCTGGTGGGAACCCACACGCTTCAGTTCCGCGGCGCAGGAGTCCGTCACGATCCGGGCGGTGCCCCAACTTGCCCGTCTCGCTATCGACCAGTCGGCGGTCGGGTTCTGGCTCGGCGATCTGGGCCTGCCTTATTTCGATGGTCGCGGCGATCAATGTTACCGCGCAAACGAGAAATTTCGCCGGTTGGGCGAGATCGCCCGCGACGGATCGCCAAAACATGTCTTCGCCCATTTTTTGGTTCCGCATCCGCCGTTCGTGCTGAATGCCGACGGAAGTTGTCGCGATCTGGAAACCGCGCGCCGGCGGACGCGATCGGAAAATTATGTCGACCAGGTCCGTTTCACCAACCGCGAAGTCTTGAAGCTCGTCGACCGGATTCTGGCGGGATCGCGGCCGGCGGTCATCGTCATCCACAGCGACGAAGGGCCTTGGCCGACCCCCTATGTCGGCAACGAACACGGCCTTGGAACCGATCCGGTCCCCGTGCCCTGGACCAAATTGTCCGGCAGCCAGTTGAGCGAGAAAATGGGGATACTGCTTGCCGTTCGCGATCCTTCCGGGAAAGCGCCTGCGACAATGCCCGAATCGCCGGTCCAGATTTACCCGGCCGTCCTGCGCGATCATTTCGGATCGTCGCGGCCGCTGCCCGCGTCCCGCTATTATATGTTCAAAGGGGATCGCGCATTGTACGAATTTGAAGAGGTCGGCGATAGGCTTCTGGCCAGATAG
- a CDS encoding phosphatase PAP2 family protein, with amino-acid sequence MAFLIALDLPIVLPSGNRAAFVGVHYIYPLIGVALLGLATFAAGKREVSTSFLVALPCYVMVLIAHFNIKLWIPHINPVMYDDFYWKTDQMVRPLIDACIHMRENLFGFIRFESNFYMLSFIGLFYTSFLYHAIRTPTHFRTLVVAVLLMQSLGALSYLVAPAIGPFIYEAGIDPTITPGQLSMLEFYRQSVSQGSAWIAQHGSTHFTVGLAAMPSLHAAGAFLFWLFAWKHGRILLPLYSILLFFILVTSIASRWHYAIDIPVGIALAWGCVWLAERFVRTANDGQAVPAITTVPATT; translated from the coding sequence GTGGCTTTTTTGATCGCATTGGACCTCCCCATCGTCCTGCCGTCGGGTAATCGTGCCGCCTTTGTCGGGGTGCACTATATCTATCCGCTGATCGGCGTGGCGCTACTCGGTCTTGCAACATTTGCGGCAGGCAAGCGCGAGGTTTCAACCAGCTTTTTGGTCGCTCTGCCCTGCTATGTCATGGTCCTGATTGCGCACTTCAACATCAAGCTTTGGATACCGCACATCAATCCAGTGATGTACGATGATTTCTACTGGAAGACGGACCAGATGGTCCGTCCGTTGATCGACGCGTGCATCCATATGCGCGAGAATCTGTTCGGATTCATCCGCTTTGAATCCAACTTCTACATGCTGTCGTTCATTGGCCTGTTTTATACCAGTTTCCTTTATCACGCGATCAGGACGCCGACACATTTCAGGACGCTGGTCGTGGCGGTTCTGCTCATGCAATCGCTTGGTGCGCTGTCCTATCTGGTTGCACCGGCGATAGGCCCGTTCATCTATGAAGCGGGGATCGATCCCACGATTACGCCGGGTCAGCTCAGCATGCTCGAATTCTATCGTCAGTCGGTGTCGCAAGGGTCGGCGTGGATCGCGCAACACGGCAGCACCCACTTTACCGTCGGACTGGCGGCGATGCCGTCGCTGCACGCGGCGGGAGCATTTCTTTTCTGGCTCTTTGCGTGGAAACACGGCCGGATCCTGTTGCCGCTCTATTCGATCCTCCTGTTCTTCATCCTCGTCACGTCGATTGCCAGTCGTTGGCATTATGCCATCGACATTCCGGTCGGAATCGCACTCGCCTGGGGATGCGTCTGGCTGGCAGAGCGTTTCGTTCGCACCGCGAACGACGGGCAGGCGGTCCCGGCGATCACGACCGTGCCAGCGACGACCTGA
- a CDS encoding class I SAM-dependent methyltransferase: MQFDPGSFRDPSGRVLRHEGRVLRAIFPAGASQFGAAKDSGVLDEMIGDGWLLPANMVIDDDLAELAPGAVHWLEHPVLDFVSYPYEWCFAALKAAALHHLDFHIALLGRGFTLSDATAYNIQFRGTRPVFIDHLSIIPYEEGTAWAGQRQFGMQFLNPLYLWAKKGIAPNAWYRGSLEGIEPEQLAKLLGFRDRLSFTVMAHIVGPAAFARRRVAEGLETKARHVAHLPERRLIAMLASLRDYIASLALPAEKTVWDDYASNNSYDEARRSAKHQFVADAVGKAAPGMLFDIGCNSGDFSQTSINAGARSVVGFDFDFGALERAFARFDRSGAPVLPLWLDATNPSPAQGWAAAERKSMQDRSDADMMLALAVIHHLAIAKNIPLDMAVDWLMGLASVGVIEFPSKSDPMVVQLLRHRPDIFPDYTEEAFLRQVQARGRIVRQDRIGDGGRLIVTYDRRG; this comes from the coding sequence ATGCAATTCGACCCCGGATCATTCCGCGACCCTTCGGGCCGCGTGCTTCGCCACGAGGGTCGTGTCCTGCGCGCAATCTTCCCGGCGGGGGCATCGCAATTCGGCGCCGCCAAGGACAGTGGTGTTCTTGATGAGATGATCGGCGATGGCTGGCTGCTTCCGGCAAATATGGTGATCGATGACGACCTCGCCGAATTGGCACCCGGTGCGGTCCACTGGCTCGAACATCCCGTTCTGGACTTCGTATCCTACCCCTATGAGTGGTGCTTTGCGGCGCTGAAAGCTGCGGCGCTCCACCATCTGGATTTCCATATTGCGTTGCTCGGACGCGGCTTCACGTTGTCCGATGCCACGGCCTATAATATCCAGTTTCGCGGCACCAGGCCGGTCTTCATCGACCATCTCTCGATCATTCCCTATGAGGAGGGAACGGCATGGGCCGGACAGCGGCAATTCGGGATGCAGTTCCTCAATCCGCTCTACCTGTGGGCGAAAAAGGGTATCGCCCCCAACGCCTGGTATCGCGGGTCGCTGGAAGGCATCGAACCTGAACAGCTCGCAAAGCTCCTGGGGTTTCGGGACCGACTTTCATTCACCGTGATGGCGCATATTGTCGGCCCCGCCGCCTTCGCGCGTCGCCGCGTCGCCGAAGGGCTGGAAACGAAGGCCCGTCATGTCGCACATCTGCCCGAGCGGCGGTTGATCGCGATGCTGGCAAGCCTTCGCGACTATATCGCCAGTCTTGCGCTGCCAGCGGAGAAGACCGTCTGGGACGATTACGCATCCAACAACAGCTATGACGAAGCCCGCCGCAGCGCGAAGCATCAATTCGTCGCGGACGCGGTCGGCAAGGCTGCGCCGGGCATGCTGTTCGACATCGGTTGCAACAGCGGGGATTTCAGTCAGACGTCGATCAACGCAGGAGCGCGATCTGTCGTGGGATTCGACTTCGACTTTGGCGCGCTTGAACGTGCCTTTGCTCGCTTCGATCGATCGGGTGCGCCCGTTCTGCCCTTGTGGCTCGACGCCACCAACCCCAGCCCGGCTCAAGGCTGGGCGGCGGCCGAACGGAAAAGCATGCAGGACCGGTCCGACGCCGACATGATGCTGGCGCTGGCCGTAATCCATCATCTGGCGATCGCAAAAAATATTCCGCTTGATATGGCTGTCGACTGGTTGATGGGGCTGGCATCGGTCGGTGTCATCGAATTTCCGTCGAAGTCCGACCCCATGGTGGTGCAACTGTTGCGGCACCGCCCCGACATTTTTCCGGACTATACCGAAGAGGCCTTTCTCCGGCAGGTACAAGCGCGCGGACGGATTGTCCGCCAGGATCGCATCGGCGATGGCGGGCGCCTGATCGTTACTTACGACCGGCGCGGTTAG
- a CDS encoding NAD(P)H-dependent flavin oxidoreductase, which translates to MSKIHELMARGTDLLGSDYAILCGAMSWVSERHLVSAISNAGGFGVIACGAMTPDLLDAEIAATRALATRNFGVNLITMHPQLFELIDVCAKHDVGHVVLAGGLPPKGSLEAIKASGAKVICFAPTLALAKKLVRSGVDALVIEGMEAGGHIGPVSTSVLAQEILPSLADALPVFVAGGIGRGEAIAAYLEMGASGVQLGTRFVCATESIAHPNFKKAFLRASARDAVASVQIDPRLPVIPVRALKNAGTEAFTAKQREVANKLDKGEVDMAAAQLEIEHYWAGALRRAVIDGDVENGSLMAGQSVGMVSEEESAAEIVASLVQQAEAALHARG; encoded by the coding sequence ATGAGCAAAATACATGAACTGATGGCCCGCGGGACCGATCTCCTCGGCAGCGATTACGCCATCCTCTGCGGCGCGATGAGCTGGGTTTCCGAACGCCATCTGGTGAGCGCGATCAGCAATGCGGGCGGCTTCGGCGTGATTGCGTGCGGCGCGATGACGCCGGACCTGCTCGACGCCGAAATCGCCGCGACCAGGGCGCTGGCGACGCGCAATTTCGGCGTCAACCTGATCACCATGCACCCGCAATTGTTCGAACTGATCGACGTGTGCGCCAAGCATGACGTCGGCCATGTCGTGCTCGCGGGCGGTCTGCCGCCGAAGGGCAGCCTCGAGGCGATCAAGGCGTCGGGCGCAAAGGTCATCTGCTTTGCCCCGACGCTCGCGCTCGCCAAAAAGCTCGTCCGCTCGGGCGTCGATGCGCTGGTGATCGAGGGCATGGAGGCCGGCGGTCACATCGGCCCGGTATCGACGAGCGTGCTGGCGCAGGAAATCCTGCCTTCACTCGCCGACGCGCTTCCGGTCTTCGTCGCCGGCGGCATCGGGCGCGGCGAGGCGATCGCCGCCTATCTGGAAATGGGCGCATCGGGGGTCCAGCTTGGCACGCGCTTTGTCTGCGCGACCGAAAGCATCGCGCATCCCAATTTCAAAAAGGCTTTCTTGCGCGCCTCGGCGCGCGACGCGGTGGCGAGCGTCCAGATCGACCCGCGCCTGCCGGTCATTCCGGTCCGCGCGCTCAAGAACGCCGGGACCGAAGCCTTTACCGCCAAACAGCGCGAAGTCGCGAACAAGCTCGACAAGGGCGAGGTCGACATGGCCGCCGCGCAGCTGGAGATCGAGCATTATTGGGCGGGCGCGCTGCGCCGCGCCGTCATCGACGGCGACGTCGAAAACGGGTCGTTAATGGCGGGGCAATCTGTCGGTATGGTATCCGAAGAAGAGAGTGCGGCGGAAATCGTCGCATCGCTGGTGCAACAGGCCGAAGCGGCCTTGCACGCCCGGGGTTGA
- the ptsP gene encoding phosphoenolpyruvate--protein phosphotransferase: MTNAPPPPSTAAQSARTILTRLHEVMASRANAQGKLNQVVGIIGECLDSEVCSIYLLRDGALELYATRGLKQEAVHVTRLAPGEGLVGTIAEHIETLNLDEAAAHPDFSYRPETGEELFHSFAGVPIIRRERAVGVLCVQHAEPRRYEEIEIETLQTVAMVLSELIANADLVDTAARTDAAAADQSAQRLNGQKLVDGMGAGVAVFHQPRITIEHTVADDVEAERHRVYAAFDKMREQIDRMASQAEFGVGGEHEEVLETYKMFAYDEGWSRRINEAIDSGLTAEAAIERVQQRTRMRMRQIDDPLLRDRMHDLEDLSNRLIRIVSGQMGTAAQMGLRQDSILIARNLGPAELLEYDRRRLKGVVLEEGSLTAHVIIVARAMGVPVIGRVRDVRTSIREGDLLLLDASAGTVHVRPTPAVQEAFNAKLAISQKRRADLAALRDLPAVTRDGVPIELMINAGLREDVAALDLTGARGIGLFRTEFQFLVSATLPARERQQRLYRDVLDAAGDRPVIFRTVDIGGDKALPYMNVGEGAQEENPAMGWRALRLALDREGLLKVQARALMEAAAGRTLNVMFPMVSEPWEYEAARALFVGQRAWLASHNKKLPVAIRYGAMLEVPGLVETLDLMLPHLDFLSIGTNDLTQFLFAADRAHPRLAERYDWLSPTVMRYLARVVKIVSGSKVALGVCGEMGGRPLEAMALLGLGIERLSITPAGVGPVKAMIRSLDLGALRADMPAMLAQPAPDPRGQYEQWALAHQVDLGT; encoded by the coding sequence ATGACCAACGCCCCGCCCCCGCCCTCGACGGCCGCCCAGTCGGCGCGCACCATATTGACCCGGCTGCACGAGGTCATGGCGTCGCGTGCCAATGCGCAGGGCAAGCTCAATCAGGTCGTCGGGATCATCGGCGAATGCCTCGACAGCGAAGTCTGCTCGATCTACCTGCTGCGCGACGGCGCGCTCGAACTTTATGCGACGCGCGGCCTCAAGCAGGAGGCGGTGCATGTCACACGCCTTGCGCCCGGCGAAGGGCTTGTGGGCACCATTGCCGAACATATCGAAACGCTCAATCTCGACGAAGCCGCAGCGCACCCCGACTTTTCCTATCGCCCCGAAACGGGCGAGGAATTGTTCCACAGCTTTGCCGGGGTGCCGATCATCCGTCGCGAGCGCGCCGTTGGCGTCCTTTGCGTCCAGCACGCGGAACCGCGCCGTTATGAAGAGATCGAGATCGAGACGCTGCAAACGGTCGCGATGGTGCTGTCCGAACTGATCGCCAACGCCGACCTTGTCGATACCGCCGCACGCACCGACGCCGCGGCCGCCGACCAGTCGGCGCAGCGGCTGAACGGACAGAAGCTGGTCGACGGCATGGGCGCCGGGGTCGCGGTATTCCATCAGCCGCGCATCACCATCGAACATACGGTCGCCGACGATGTCGAGGCCGAACGCCACCGCGTCTACGCCGCCTTCGACAAGATGCGCGAACAGATCGACCGCATGGCAAGCCAGGCCGAATTCGGCGTCGGCGGCGAGCATGAAGAGGTGCTCGAAACCTACAAGATGTTCGCCTATGACGAAGGCTGGTCGCGGCGGATCAACGAAGCGATCGACAGCGGCCTGACCGCAGAGGCGGCGATCGAGCGCGTCCAGCAACGCACGCGGATGCGGATGCGCCAGATCGACGATCCGCTGCTCCGCGACCGGATGCACGACCTCGAAGATCTGTCGAACCGGCTGATCCGCATCGTGTCCGGACAGATGGGCACCGCAGCGCAAATGGGGCTCCGGCAGGATTCGATCCTGATCGCACGCAACCTCGGTCCGGCCGAACTGCTCGAATATGATCGCCGCCGCCTGAAAGGCGTCGTGCTCGAAGAAGGCTCGCTGACCGCCCATGTCATCATCGTTGCGCGCGCGATGGGCGTCCCGGTCATCGGCCGCGTCCGCGACGTGCGCACCTCGATCCGCGAGGGCGACCTGCTGCTGCTCGATGCCAGCGCGGGCACTGTGCATGTCCGCCCGACGCCCGCGGTGCAGGAGGCTTTCAACGCCAAGCTCGCCATCTCGCAAAAGCGCCGCGCCGATCTTGCGGCGCTGCGCGACCTTCCTGCGGTCACCAGGGATGGGGTTCCGATCGAGTTGATGATCAACGCCGGCCTGCGCGAGGATGTCGCTGCGCTCGACCTCACCGGCGCGCGCGGGATCGGGCTGTTCCGCACCGAGTTCCAGTTCCTCGTCTCGGCGACGCTGCCCGCGCGCGAACGGCAGCAGCGGCTGTATCGCGACGTGCTCGATGCCGCGGGCGACCGCCCGGTCATCTTCCGCACCGTCGACATCGGCGGCGACAAGGCGCTGCCCTATATGAATGTTGGCGAAGGCGCGCAGGAGGAAAACCCGGCGATGGGCTGGCGCGCGCTCCGTCTCGCGCTCGACCGCGAAGGTCTTTTGAAGGTGCAGGCGCGCGCGCTGATGGAAGCCGCGGCCGGGCGTACGCTCAACGTCATGTTCCCGATGGTGTCGGAACCATGGGAATATGAGGCGGCGCGCGCCTTGTTCGTCGGCCAGCGTGCCTGGCTCGCCAGCCACAACAAGAAGCTGCCGGTGGCGATCCGCTATGGCGCGATGCTCGAGGTGCCCGGGCTGGTCGAAACGCTCGACCTGATGCTGCCGCACCTCGACTTCCTGTCGATCGGCACCAACGACCTCACCCAGTTCCTCTTCGCCGCCGACCGGGCGCACCCGCGGCTCGCCGAACGCTACGACTGGCTGTCGCCGACGGTGATGCGCTATCTGGCGCGCGTGGTGAAGATCGTGTCGGGATCGAAGGTCGCGCTCGGCGTGTGCGGCGAAATGGGGGGACGCCCCCTGGAAGCCATGGCGCTGCTCGGTCTCGGCATCGAACGCCTGTCGATCACCCCCGCGGGCGTCGGCCCGGTCAAGGCGATGATCCGCTCGCTCGACCTCGGCGCGCTGCGCGCCGACATGCCCGCGATGCTGGCGCAGCCGGCGCCGGACCCGCGCGGGCAGTATGAGCAATGGGCGCTCGCCCATCAGGTCGACCTGGGCACGTAA